The following are encoded together in the Sphingorhabdus pulchriflava genome:
- the leuD gene encoding 3-isopropylmalate dehydratase small subunit, translated as MNPVSTIAGKAYPFGLKNVDTDVIIPAAWLKTISRSGLGKGAFEALRKEPGNLFDSVEYAGSPILIAGDNFGCGSSREHAAWALADMGIQAVIAPSFSDIFSGNAFKNGLLTVVLPQEAIDRLMEVAQTDPIHIDLENQVVTTPFQDRFTFEIDAFRKHCLLNGLDEIGLTLASSSAISAYESKLNTEKPWLVPQMI; from the coding sequence ATGAACCCCGTCTCCACCATCGCTGGCAAGGCCTATCCGTTCGGCCTCAAAAATGTCGACACCGATGTCATCATCCCTGCCGCCTGGTTGAAGACGATCAGCCGTTCGGGGCTGGGCAAGGGCGCGTTTGAGGCTTTGCGCAAAGAACCGGGCAATCTGTTCGACAGCGTCGAGTATGCAGGCTCTCCCATTTTGATTGCAGGGGATAATTTCGGCTGCGGCTCCAGCCGCGAGCATGCCGCATGGGCGCTGGCCGATATGGGCATTCAGGCGGTGATAGCGCCGAGCTTCTCCGACATTTTCTCGGGCAACGCCTTCAAGAACGGTTTGCTGACTGTGGTGTTGCCGCAAGAAGCAATTGACCGGCTGATGGAGGTTGCCCAAACCGATCCCATCCACATCGACCTCGAAAATCAGGTGGTGACAACGCCGTTCCAGGATCGCTTCACCTTTGAAATCGATGCGTTCCGCAAGCATTGCCTGTTGAATGGACTCGACGAAATCGGCCTTACGCTCGCCAGCAGCAGCGCGATTTCGGCCTATGAAAGCAAATTGAACACAGAGAAACCGTGGCTGGTGCCACAGATGATTTGA